In the Haloactinospora alba genome, CGCCTACGACCTGTTGCGCGACGAGGGGGTTGTGGTCCGGCACCGGGGAAGCGGAACCCGCGTCGCCTCCCGGGGGCTGCCGGTGGCGCCCTCGGACCCCACCCAGCACACCGGCGGCGCGTACTTCCTCAGCATGCTCGACGACGTTCCGGGCTCGCTCGTGCTGACGTGCGCGGCCCCGGACACCCCGCCTCCGGAGCTTCGACCGGCGTTCCACCGCGCGGCCGACGGCCTGGGAGAGCTGACCAACGACATCGGGTACCACCCGACGGGTCACCCTGAGCTGCGGAGGGCGGTCGCGGACAGGTTCACCGCCCGCGGGCTGGCCACCGCCCCGGAACAGGTCCTGGTGACGACCGGGGCGCAGCAGGCACTCGCGCTCCTCGTGCGCCACTACGTCTCCCCCGGCGACACGGTGCTCACGGAACGGCCCACCTACCCGGGGATCCTTCCCCTCCTCGCCGACGCCGCGGCCGACACCCGCACGGTTCCGGTGACCGCCCAGGGCAGGGACGTCGACACGTACGCGCACGGCATGGGGCGGTCGCGTCCCGCCCTCACCTACGTGGTCCCCTCGTTCCACAACCCCACAGGGGCGCTCATGCCGCCGCTGCAGCGGCGGCGTCTGGTCCGGATCACGGCGGAGCACGAGGTGCCCCTGGTCGAGGACGAGACCGTGTGCGAACTCGGTTTCGACGGTCCGCCGCCTCCCCCGCTGGCCGCGTACCCGGGAGGGGAACGGGTCGTGACCGTCGGCTCGCTGAGCAAGGTGGCCTGGGGCGGGTTGCGTGTGGGGTGGATCCGCTCGGACGCCGCCACGGTCACCAGACTCGCGCGGTTGAAAGCCATCACCGACCTGGGGACGAACGTCGTCGGCCAGGTGGCCGCGTGCCACCTGCTGGGGACACTGGACGGTCTGGCCCAGCGGCGGCGGGAGGAGCTCGCGCGGCGGCACGACCACCTGTGCGCTCTGCTGGACCGGTGGCTGCCGGACTGGGAGTACGGGCGGGCCTCGGGCGGTCAGACCCTGTGGGTCCGGCTGCCGGGAACCACCGGTGCGTCCTTCGCCCAGGTAGCACTGCGCCACGGCGTCGCCCTGCTCTCCGGTGACGTTCTGGCACCCGGCGCGGAGGGTGCCGACCACCTACGTCTCCCCTTCCTCCCGGATGAGGAGACGCTGGACACCGCGGTACACCGGCTCAGCCGCGCCTGGGAGGAGCACACCAGCGCGACCGGCAGGACAGCGACTCTGAACGCGATGGTGGTGTGAGCGTACGCACAGCGGGGCGCCCACCGGCGAAAAGCCCCGCGGCGCGGTGCGCGCCGGTTCCTCGAACGCGTTCCCGCCCCGCGCCCGGTTACCGCACGCGTCCCCGGGGCGCCGCGTGCGGGCTGCTCCTCGCCGCGTGTGCGCTGACCCCGCCATACCCGTGTTACAGTAGAAGACGTCTTCAGGGCGAACCCCCGGAATCCGCGGGAAAGCTCGCTGACACGCGCTCGTAGCTCAATGGATAGAGCATCTGACTACGGATCAGAAGGTTGGGGGTTCGAGTCCTCCCGAGCGCACCGCCTTGAGACAGCGGAGTTAAGGCCCCGACCTGCGAAAGCAGGCCGGGGCCTTAACTTGTGCGGTCGGAGTTCGGGTGTGGAACCAACCTGTGTGCTAACAGGTTTGCTAACACGCGCTAGCCGGCGTTCCGCAGGACGCGGGCGAAGGTATCGGCCACCGAAGCCCCCTGTTCGTCGATCACGTGGGCATAGACCCGCAAGGTAATCGAGGGATCACCGTGTCCGAGCCGGGCGGCCACCACATGCACCGGGACACCGGAGAGAAGCAACGTGGTCGCATGAATATGCCGGAGATCATGCAATCGAGCGGACGGAAGCGGTTCCTCCGGTGCCGGTCTCCCCTCCCCTGGCTTGTTGTACCGGCGGATCAGAGACGACATCAGCGATGAGACTGTATCCGGATGCACCGGAGCGCCCCATCCGGTGGTGAACACGTAGTCCTCTGCTCCGCACCACTGCTCCCCGACCGCTAGCCGGTCCTGGAGTTGCTGTTGCCGGTGCGTTCTCAGCACGGCCACCGTCTCAGGATCGATACTCACCACACGAGAACGACCGCTCTTCGTCGATCCCTCCACCCGCTGACCATCGATGAAGGCCGCTGTTCCGGTAATGCGGACCTCTTCCGATTCCATATCCACATCCGACCAGCGCAAGTTGAGTAGTTCGCCACGGCGGGCACCGGTATACGCGGCCAGGTGGAAAAACGCGTACAGCCGATGGCGGCTCGCTACCTCAGTAAGGAACTGCCGAAGTTGCGCCGGTGTCCACACCGATCCCGGTTCGTTGCGTTCCTTGCGCGGACGCTTCGCCCGTTCAACCGGGTTGGAGGCGATCAGCTGTTCCACTTCCACGGCGTCCCGGAACGCCCGACGCAACACCGCGTGCACGTATTCGACCGTACGCGGCGACAGCCCCCTACCGTTGCGCCCACCGGTTGCCGAAAGCTCGCGGTAGAACTTCGTGATAGTAGCGGGACGAAGCGCTTGGATCCGCTGATCACCGAGACGCGGAATTACGTACCGTTCTATGAGGAACCGGTACATGTGCAGCGTTTTCGGCTTGATCTCGACCCCGTGCGTCTCGATCCACTCTTCAAGGTACTCGGTCACGGTGACACGGTTGCGGTCAATGTACTCACCCCGACGGGCCTTGACCCGAGCTTCATCGCGTGCCGCTTTGGCGTCCTCTTCCGTAGGGAACCCACCAACCCACCTCGGCTTACTCACACCGGTTTCAGGATCAGTGACCCGGATGACGTAGGACCAAGTGTTACCCCGCTTCATCACGCCATCGCGGAGCTTCGACCGTTTCCTATCGTTGCCGTTGTCTTCCGGCTCGTCCGGGATCCCCACTGCTGTCTTCGCCATCAGGCCGCAACCCCCTCAGCAGCCAGCCGCGATGAGATGTAGTCATCCAGGGATTCCACCGGAACCCGGCGACAACCATCGATCTTCAACGAGCGCACGGAGCCAACGGCGATCAGCTCATATAGCTTGCTACGGGAAATCGCCAGAGCCCGAGCGGCTTCCGGAACAGTGAGAAGTCGTTGTGAGGTAGTCATGCGGCTCTTTCCGTTGCCGAATGGTGGTGTTGCCGAACGGTGTCCAGGTGGGCGCGGCGGTTGAGCCGCTCGCCCACGGCCCGGAGTAATCGGTGTTCGCGAGGGGCCACGTCCGGATCGGTGGGTTTGGCGAGTTCCCACACACAGCGCCCGTTGGTGGCGGTTGCCGAGAGAACCGGAGCACCC is a window encoding:
- a CDS encoding aminotransferase-like domain-containing protein, yielding MSKPIPAAEIVTLLGRWAAGRGALYRLLAARLRALVDEGAIAPDSTLPPDRTLAGHLAVGRGTVVAAYDLLRDEGVVVRHRGSGTRVASRGLPVAPSDPTQHTGGAYFLSMLDDVPGSLVLTCAAPDTPPPELRPAFHRAADGLGELTNDIGYHPTGHPELRRAVADRFTARGLATAPEQVLVTTGAQQALALLVRHYVSPGDTVLTERPTYPGILPLLADAAADTRTVPVTAQGRDVDTYAHGMGRSRPALTYVVPSFHNPTGALMPPLQRRRLVRITAEHEVPLVEDETVCELGFDGPPPPPLAAYPGGERVVTVGSLSKVAWGGLRVGWIRSDAATVTRLARLKAITDLGTNVVGQVAACHLLGTLDGLAQRRREELARRHDHLCALLDRWLPDWEYGRASGGQTLWVRLPGTTGASFAQVALRHGVALLSGDVLAPGAEGADHLRLPFLPDEETLDTAVHRLSRAWEEHTSATGRTATLNAMVV
- a CDS encoding helix-turn-helix domain-containing protein — protein: MTTSQRLLTVPEAARALAISRSKLYELIAVGSVRSLKIDGCRRVPVESLDDYISSRLAAEGVAA
- a CDS encoding tyrosine-type recombinase/integrase encodes the protein MAKTAVGIPDEPEDNGNDRKRSKLRDGVMKRGNTWSYVIRVTDPETGVSKPRWVGGFPTEEDAKAARDEARVKARRGEYIDRNRVTVTEYLEEWIETHGVEIKPKTLHMYRFLIERYVIPRLGDQRIQALRPATITKFYRELSATGGRNGRGLSPRTVEYVHAVLRRAFRDAVEVEQLIASNPVERAKRPRKERNEPGSVWTPAQLRQFLTEVASRHRLYAFFHLAAYTGARRGELLNLRWSDVDMESEEVRITGTAAFIDGQRVEGSTKSGRSRVVSIDPETVAVLRTHRQQQLQDRLAVGEQWCGAEDYVFTTGWGAPVHPDTVSSLMSSLIRRYNKPGEGRPAPEEPLPSARLHDLRHIHATTLLLSGVPVHVVAARLGHGDPSITLRVYAHVIDEQGASVADTFARVLRNAG